One Amycolatopsis sp. NBC_00355 genomic window carries:
- a CDS encoding ATP-binding protein, producing the protein MIQNLLVANRGEIARRVFSSCRDAGIGTVAVFSDADAAAPHALEADAAVRLPGNAPSETYLRAELLVKAAADTGADAVHPGYGFLSENAAFARAVLDAGLTWVGPPPEAIETMGSKVESKRLMAAAGVPVLSELDPASVTEADLPLLVKASAGGGGRGMRVVRSLDELTEAVEGASAEAASAFGDPTVFCERYLETGRHIEVQVMADKHGTVWAVGERECSIQRRHQKVVEEAPSPFVDEAMRAELFDAARKAAQAIDYVGAGTVEFLAGPDGRFYFLEMNTRLQVEHPVTENVTGLDLVALQLRVADGERLPADPPPTVGHSIEVRLYAEDPGANWQPQSGTLHTFEVPDVDRSFTHGPGLRLDSGFVSGSVVGVHYDPMLAKVITWAPTRAEAARRLAKALAATKIHGVVTNRDLLVTILRHDAFLAGETDTAFFDRHGLDTLAAPLATVDTERLSALAAALAEAATNRASATTQGRLPSGWRNVRSAGQRKVFSIGDREYEVVYSLTRDGLNADRYEAELVTAEPGRVVLDVAGVRRTFDVARYDGVSYVDSALGSVALKAEPRFADPDAALAAGSLVAPMPGTVVRLAVQAGDPVKAGDPLLWLEAMKMEHRIAAPADGVVTELPVTVGQQVEVGTILAVVGEEE; encoded by the coding sequence ATGATCCAGAACCTGCTGGTCGCCAACCGCGGCGAGATCGCCCGCCGCGTCTTCTCGAGCTGCCGCGACGCCGGGATCGGCACAGTCGCGGTGTTCTCCGACGCCGATGCCGCCGCGCCCCATGCGCTGGAAGCCGACGCGGCCGTCCGGCTGCCCGGCAACGCGCCGTCCGAGACGTACCTGCGGGCCGAACTGCTGGTCAAGGCCGCCGCGGACACCGGCGCCGACGCCGTCCACCCCGGTTACGGCTTCCTGTCCGAGAACGCCGCGTTCGCGCGTGCCGTCCTCGACGCCGGGCTGACCTGGGTCGGCCCGCCGCCGGAGGCCATCGAGACGATGGGCTCCAAAGTGGAGTCGAAGCGGCTGATGGCCGCCGCCGGCGTGCCGGTGCTGTCCGAACTGGACCCGGCTTCGGTGACTGAGGCTGATCTTCCGTTGCTGGTCAAGGCGTCCGCCGGGGGTGGCGGACGCGGCATGCGCGTGGTCCGCTCCCTCGACGAGCTGACCGAGGCCGTGGAAGGCGCGAGCGCGGAGGCCGCGTCCGCGTTCGGCGACCCGACGGTGTTCTGCGAGCGGTACCTGGAGACCGGGCGGCACATCGAGGTACAGGTTATGGCCGACAAGCACGGCACGGTGTGGGCGGTGGGGGAGCGGGAGTGCTCGATCCAGCGCCGGCACCAGAAGGTCGTCGAGGAAGCGCCGTCGCCGTTCGTCGACGAGGCCATGCGCGCGGAGCTGTTCGACGCCGCGCGCAAGGCGGCCCAGGCGATCGACTACGTCGGCGCGGGCACGGTCGAGTTCCTCGCCGGGCCGGACGGGCGCTTCTACTTCCTCGAGATGAACACCCGGCTGCAGGTGGAGCACCCGGTCACCGAGAACGTCACGGGCCTGGACCTGGTGGCGCTGCAGCTGCGCGTCGCCGACGGGGAACGGCTACCCGCCGACCCACCGCCGACCGTCGGGCACTCCATCGAGGTCCGGCTCTACGCCGAAGACCCGGGCGCGAACTGGCAGCCGCAGAGCGGCACGCTGCACACCTTCGAGGTGCCCGATGTGGACCGCTCGTTCACCCACGGTCCTGGGCTGCGGCTGGACTCCGGGTTCGTCAGCGGCTCGGTGGTCGGCGTGCACTACGACCCGATGCTGGCCAAGGTGATCACCTGGGCGCCGACCCGCGCCGAGGCCGCCCGGCGGCTCGCCAAGGCCCTGGCGGCGACCAAGATCCACGGCGTGGTCACCAACCGCGACCTGCTGGTCACCATCCTGCGTCACGACGCCTTCCTGGCCGGGGAGACCGACACGGCGTTCTTCGACCGGCACGGTCTCGACACCCTCGCCGCACCACTGGCCACTGTGGACACCGAGCGGCTCTCCGCGCTGGCCGCCGCGTTGGCGGAGGCCGCGACGAACCGGGCGTCGGCGACGACCCAGGGACGGCTGCCCAGCGGTTGGCGCAACGTCCGGTCGGCCGGGCAGCGCAAGGTCTTCTCGATCGGCGATCGCGAGTACGAGGTCGTCTACTCATTGACCCGGGACGGCCTGAACGCCGACAGGTACGAAGCGGAGCTGGTCACTGCCGAGCCCGGCCGGGTCGTCCTGGACGTCGCCGGCGTGCGGCGCACCTTCGACGTCGCCCGGTACGACGGTGTGTCTTATGTGGACTCGGCCCTCGGTTCGGTGGCGCTCAAAGCCGAGCCTCGGTTCGCCGACCCGGATGCTGCTTTGGCGGCGGGGTCGCTGGTGGCGCCGATGCCGGGCACCGTCGTCCGGCTCGCCGTGCAGGCCGGGGACCCGGTGAAGGCCGGTGATCCGCTGCTGTGGCTCGAGGCGATGAAGATGGAACACCGGATCGCGGCGCCCGCGGACGGCGTGGTGACCGAGCTGCCGGTGACCGTCGGGCAGCAGGTCGAAGTCGGCACAATTCTGGCTGTGGTGGGAGAAGAAGAATGA
- a CDS encoding acyl-CoA dehydrogenase family protein, with product MNAMNFIEPEERIALRKAVAELGTKYGHEYYARKARAGEKTHELWDEAGRLGYLGVNIPEEYGGGGAGIADLAAVLEELAAAGSPLLLMVVSPAICGTVISRFGTEEQKKQWLPGIADGTKRMVFAITEPDAGSNSHKITTTAKRDGDGWVLSGRKVYISGVDEADAVLVVGRMEDSKTGRLKPALFILPTGTAGFEYTKIPMDIVAPENQFSLFLDDVKLPAEALVGEEDAAIAQLFAGLNPERIMGASFSLGIARYALAKAVSYANQRQVWGTPIGAHQGLAHPLSEIKIELELAKLMTQKAASLYDSGDDFGAGESANMAKYAAAEVAIRATDQAVQTHGGNGLATEYGLGTLVTAVRLGRIAPVSREMVLNFVGQHSLGLPKSY from the coding sequence ATGAACGCCATGAACTTCATCGAGCCGGAGGAGCGGATCGCGCTTCGCAAGGCCGTCGCCGAGCTCGGCACCAAGTACGGGCACGAGTACTACGCGCGCAAGGCCCGCGCCGGCGAGAAGACCCACGAGCTGTGGGACGAGGCCGGCCGGCTGGGCTACCTCGGCGTCAACATCCCCGAAGAGTACGGCGGCGGGGGCGCGGGCATCGCCGATCTCGCCGCGGTGCTCGAAGAACTGGCCGCCGCGGGTTCGCCGTTGCTGCTCATGGTCGTCTCGCCGGCGATCTGCGGCACCGTGATCTCCCGCTTCGGCACCGAAGAGCAGAAGAAGCAGTGGCTGCCGGGCATCGCCGACGGCACCAAGCGGATGGTCTTCGCCATCACCGAGCCGGACGCCGGGTCGAACTCGCACAAGATCACCACCACCGCCAAGCGCGACGGCGACGGCTGGGTCCTCAGTGGACGCAAGGTCTACATCTCCGGCGTCGACGAGGCGGACGCGGTGCTCGTCGTCGGCCGCATGGAGGACTCCAAGACCGGCAGGCTCAAGCCCGCGCTGTTCATCCTGCCGACGGGCACGGCCGGGTTCGAGTACACCAAGATCCCGATGGACATCGTCGCGCCGGAGAACCAGTTCTCGCTGTTCCTCGACGACGTCAAGCTCCCGGCCGAGGCGCTCGTCGGCGAGGAGGACGCGGCGATCGCGCAGCTGTTCGCCGGCCTCAACCCGGAGCGCATCATGGGCGCGTCGTTCTCGCTCGGCATCGCCCGGTACGCGCTGGCCAAGGCCGTCTCCTACGCCAACCAGCGGCAGGTCTGGGGTACCCCGATCGGTGCCCACCAGGGCCTCGCGCACCCGCTGTCGGAGATCAAGATCGAGCTGGAACTGGCCAAGCTGATGACGCAGAAGGCCGCGTCGCTCTACGACTCCGGCGACGACTTCGGCGCGGGGGAGTCGGCCAACATGGCCAAGTACGCCGCCGCCGAGGTCGCCATCCGCGCGACCGACCAGGCCGTGCAGACCCACGGCGGCAACGGCCTGGCCACCGAGTACGGCCTCGGCACGCTGGTCACCGCCGTCCGGCTGGGCCGGATCGCCCCGGTCAGCCGCGAGATGGTGCTCAACTTCGTCGGCCAGCACAGCCTCGGCCTGCCCAAGTCCTACTGA
- a CDS encoding SDR family oxidoreductase encodes MAGLDGKTIIMSGGSRGIGEAIALRAAKDGANVALLAKTAEPHPKLPGTIYTAAEAIEKAGGHALPILGDVRDDDGVAAAVAKTVEQFGGIDIVVNNASAIDLTPTEQVSMKRYDLMQDINARGTFLLSKLAIPHLRAAANAHILTLSPPISLDEKWFTAGHLAYSIAKYSMSLVTVGLAAELRADGVAVNSLWPRTTIDTAAIRNVVGAELADRSRTPEIMADAAYAILTKPSREATGNFFLDDEVLRAEGVTDFAKYRIGGSEDDLQLDFWVDPA; translated from the coding sequence ATGGCTGGACTGGACGGCAAGACCATCATCATGTCCGGCGGGAGCCGGGGCATCGGTGAGGCTATCGCGCTGCGAGCGGCGAAGGACGGCGCCAACGTCGCGCTGCTCGCCAAGACCGCCGAGCCGCACCCGAAGCTGCCCGGCACGATCTACACCGCCGCGGAAGCCATCGAGAAGGCCGGCGGCCACGCGCTGCCGATCCTCGGCGACGTCCGCGACGACGACGGTGTCGCGGCGGCGGTGGCGAAGACGGTCGAGCAGTTCGGCGGCATCGACATCGTCGTGAACAATGCCAGCGCGATCGACCTGACGCCGACCGAGCAGGTCAGCATGAAGCGCTACGACCTGATGCAGGACATCAACGCGCGCGGCACGTTCCTGCTGTCGAAGCTGGCCATCCCGCATCTGCGGGCCGCGGCCAACGCGCACATCCTGACGCTGTCGCCGCCGATCAGCCTCGACGAGAAGTGGTTCACCGCCGGGCACCTCGCCTACAGCATCGCGAAGTACTCGATGAGCCTGGTGACGGTCGGCCTCGCCGCGGAACTGCGCGCGGACGGTGTCGCCGTCAACTCGCTCTGGCCGCGCACGACGATCGACACGGCGGCGATCCGCAACGTCGTCGGCGCCGAGCTGGCCGACCGCAGCCGGACGCCGGAGATCATGGCCGACGCCGCGTACGCGATCCTCACCAAGCCGAGCCGCGAGGCGACCGGGAACTTCTTCCTCGACGACGAGGTCCTGCGTGCCGAGGGGGTCACCGACTTCGCGAAGTACCGGATCGGGGGCTCCGAGGACGACCTCCAGCTCGACTTCTGGGTCGACCCGGCCTGA
- a CDS encoding TetR/AcrR family transcriptional regulator — MLREPQQERSRTTRRRLIEAALDSFGERGWHGVTVAVIAERAGVSRGAAQHHFPTREDLVAAAVDLLGEAQIDELRAQAADLPSGSSRIERVVEMVLNLYTGPLFRAALQLWAVAATDEALRDVLVPLEARVGREAHRVTVELLGVDESRAGVRELVQATLDLARGLGLANLLTDDTRRRRQIVREWARTLELRMAEAAG; from the coding sequence ATGCTCCGCGAACCCCAGCAGGAACGCAGCCGCACCACCCGGCGGCGGCTCATCGAGGCCGCGCTCGACAGCTTCGGCGAGCGCGGCTGGCACGGGGTCACGGTCGCCGTGATCGCCGAACGCGCCGGCGTCTCCCGGGGCGCCGCGCAACACCACTTCCCGACACGCGAGGACCTCGTCGCTGCGGCCGTCGACCTCCTGGGCGAGGCCCAGATCGACGAACTGCGCGCGCAGGCCGCGGATCTGCCTAGCGGGTCGTCGCGCATCGAGCGGGTCGTCGAGATGGTGCTGAACCTCTACACCGGGCCGCTGTTCCGGGCCGCCCTGCAGCTGTGGGCGGTCGCGGCCACGGACGAGGCCTTGCGGGACGTCCTGGTGCCGCTGGAGGCCCGGGTCGGCCGGGAGGCGCACCGGGTGACCGTCGAGCTGCTGGGCGTCGACGAGTCCCGGGCGGGGGTGCGCGAGCTGGTCCAGGCCACTCTCGATCTCGCCCGCGGTCTCGGCCTGGCGAACCTGCTGACCGACGACACCCGGCGGCGGCGTCAGATCGTGCGGGAGTGGGCCCGGACCCTGGAACTCCGCATGGCTGAAGCCGCCGGCTGA
- the murJ gene encoding murein biosynthesis integral membrane protein MurJ: MADQDPPATKPGDEEATVFLPSDFRGPHWPSRDPDVSRRPYDEFATQIVARPPASPVSAGRGEGAGSSLARSSGRMAIASTVSRITGFVAKLLLAAVVGTGIVNDSFTVANTLPNIVFELLFGGVLASVVVPLLVRSQDDADGGRAYTQRLLTMALVLLTVGTAVAVAIAPLFTALYVDKSSADANPGLTTALAYLLLPQILFYGLFALMSAILNAQNVFGPPAWAPVLNNVVVTVTLVVFALMPGELTLDPVRMGDPKLLVLGLGTTLGIVVQAMVLIPALLRTGFRFRWRWGFDPRMKEFGGLAAWILGYVVVSHVGFVVTTRVLTGGTGGGVTAYSYASLLFQLPYGILGVSLLTALMPRMSRAAADGDLARLVGDLSLASRISTVLFVPISAALAVVGTPIGVAIFTWGRGTLDDAERLGQTLAVSAVGLLPYALVMLQLRVFYAMKDARTPTLIMLVMTAVKIPLLFLCRGLLDGEHVVYGVMLVNGAGFVVGAVLGQVWLWVRLGHLRSRRSLRVGLITLGVSGLGVLAAVLAGYAVPGSLGVIPAAWVKLPIQGLLGIAVPFGLLALVKLPEFMPVTRRVAGLLRR, encoded by the coding sequence ATGGCGGATCAGGACCCCCCGGCCACGAAGCCGGGGGACGAGGAAGCGACCGTCTTCCTCCCCAGTGACTTTCGCGGCCCCCACTGGCCGAGCCGCGACCCCGACGTCTCCCGGCGGCCGTACGACGAGTTCGCCACGCAGATCGTCGCGAGGCCACCGGCCTCGCCCGTGTCGGCCGGCCGCGGTGAAGGCGCCGGCTCCTCGCTGGCCCGTTCGAGCGGGCGGATGGCGATCGCCTCGACCGTCAGCCGGATCACCGGCTTCGTCGCCAAGCTGCTGCTCGCGGCCGTGGTCGGGACCGGGATCGTCAACGACTCCTTCACCGTCGCCAACACCCTGCCGAACATCGTGTTCGAGCTGCTCTTCGGCGGCGTGCTGGCCAGTGTCGTGGTGCCGCTGCTGGTCCGCTCCCAGGACGACGCGGACGGCGGCCGGGCCTACACCCAGCGGCTGCTCACGATGGCGCTGGTGCTGCTCACCGTAGGGACGGCCGTCGCGGTGGCCATCGCGCCGCTGTTCACCGCGCTCTACGTCGACAAATCGTCAGCGGATGCCAACCCGGGGCTCACCACCGCGCTGGCCTACCTCCTGCTGCCGCAGATCCTGTTCTACGGTCTCTTCGCGCTGATGTCGGCCATCCTCAACGCCCAGAACGTGTTCGGGCCGCCCGCCTGGGCGCCGGTGCTGAACAACGTCGTCGTCACCGTCACGCTGGTCGTGTTCGCGCTGATGCCGGGGGAGCTGACGCTCGACCCGGTCCGGATGGGCGACCCGAAACTGCTCGTGCTCGGCCTCGGCACCACGCTCGGCATCGTCGTGCAAGCGATGGTGCTCATCCCGGCCTTGCTGCGCACCGGCTTCCGGTTCCGCTGGCGCTGGGGCTTCGACCCGCGGATGAAGGAGTTCGGCGGGCTCGCCGCGTGGATCCTCGGGTACGTCGTGGTGAGCCACGTCGGTTTTGTCGTCACGACCCGGGTGCTGACCGGCGGCACCGGCGGCGGCGTCACCGCCTACAGCTACGCGTCGCTGCTCTTCCAGCTGCCGTACGGCATCCTCGGCGTCTCGCTGCTGACCGCTCTCATGCCGCGGATGAGCCGGGCCGCCGCGGACGGCGACCTGGCGCGGCTCGTCGGCGACCTCTCGCTCGCCTCCCGCATCTCCACGGTGCTCTTCGTGCCGATCTCCGCCGCGCTGGCCGTCGTCGGCACGCCGATCGGCGTCGCGATCTTCACCTGGGGCCGCGGCACCCTCGACGACGCCGAGCGGCTCGGCCAGACCCTCGCCGTCTCCGCGGTCGGGCTGCTGCCGTACGCGCTGGTGATGCTGCAGCTGCGGGTGTTCTACGCGATGAAGGACGCCCGCACGCCGACGCTCATCATGCTCGTGATGACCGCGGTCAAGATCCCGCTGCTGTTCCTCTGCCGCGGCCTGCTCGACGGCGAACACGTCGTCTACGGCGTCATGCTGGTCAACGGCGCGGGGTTCGTGGTCGGCGCCGTGCTCGGCCAGGTCTGGCTGTGGGTGCGGCTCGGGCACCTGCGCAGCCGCCGGTCGCTGCGGGTCGGCCTGATCACCCTGGGCGTGAGCGGGCTGGGGGTGCTGGCCGCGGTGCTCGCCGGGTACGCCGTGCCCGGTTCGCTCGGCGTGATCCCCGCGGCGTGGGTGAAGCTGCCGATCCAGGGCCTGCTCGGGATCGCCGTGCCGTTCGGCCTCCTGGCGTTGGTGAAGCTGCCCGAGTTCATGCCCGTGACCCGCCGGGTGGCGGGGCTGCTGCGTCGCTGA
- a CDS encoding chitinase has product MKSVRRLVTLAVAAGAAMATAVGLAPQAMAAVDPVLASPYLYQWGGQTSPTAAMSATGVKAFTLAFVLSDGTCNPKWDGSRSLTGSDKTLIQNIRNAGGDVIPSFGGWSGTKLGSKCTSASALAGAYQKVIDAYGLKAIDLDIENTDEFQNNTVQDRILNAVKLTKQANPNLKVVITIGTTTTGPDSYGKRLINQAKAIGAPVDVWSVMPFDFSSGGDMAAMTKSAVDGLKNQLKTTFGYSDDTAYRHSGLSSMNGKTDNAGETVTIANFNSIRGYATSHHLGRFTFWATNRDCSGGGECSGITQDKYAFTKIVAGYAG; this is encoded by the coding sequence ATGAAATCAGTGCGCCGTCTGGTGACCCTCGCGGTCGCCGCCGGAGCCGCGATGGCGACGGCGGTCGGCCTCGCCCCGCAGGCGATGGCCGCGGTCGACCCGGTGCTCGCTTCCCCGTACCTGTACCAGTGGGGCGGCCAGACCAGCCCCACCGCGGCGATGTCCGCGACCGGGGTGAAAGCGTTTACCCTCGCCTTCGTGCTGTCCGACGGGACGTGCAACCCGAAGTGGGACGGCAGCCGTTCGCTGACCGGCTCGGACAAGACGCTGATCCAGAACATCCGCAACGCGGGCGGGGACGTCATCCCCTCCTTCGGCGGCTGGTCCGGCACCAAGCTCGGCTCGAAGTGCACGTCGGCTTCGGCGCTGGCGGGCGCGTACCAGAAGGTCATCGACGCCTACGGGCTCAAGGCGATCGACCTGGACATCGAGAACACCGACGAGTTCCAGAACAACACGGTGCAGGACCGGATCCTCAACGCGGTCAAGCTGACCAAGCAGGCCAACCCGAACCTGAAGGTCGTCATCACCATCGGCACCACGACGACCGGCCCCGACAGCTACGGCAAGCGCCTGATCAACCAGGCCAAGGCGATCGGCGCCCCGGTCGACGTCTGGTCGGTCATGCCGTTCGACTTCTCCAGCGGCGGCGACATGGCCGCCATGACGAAGTCCGCGGTCGACGGGCTGAAGAACCAGCTCAAGACGACGTTCGGCTACTCGGACGACACCGCGTACCGGCACAGCGGCCTTTCCTCGATGAACGGCAAGACCGACAACGCGGGCGAGACCGTCACGATCGCGAACTTCAACTCCATCCGCGGTTACGCGACGAGCCACCACCTGGGCCGCTTCACGTTCTGGGCCACCAACCGCGACTGCAGCGGCGGCGGCGAGTGCAGCGGGATCACGCAGGACAAGTACGCGTTCACCAAGATCGTCGCCGGGTACGCCGGCTGA
- a CDS encoding GGDEF domain-containing protein, whose translation MVGDSTVAAGGGRRPGRSLLAVPLQRWALWRLPRRGQVCFVVVVDVLAVAAVALAAVRFPPLASMLTPFALLAGGLLVTAELSRPVERHREDTLLGPGVDTPWVFAGVVVLRPGLAVALVVLSALHQWFRVRRRPVYRQVFGAASTALAGLVAGAFLTATGVKPLAAVLDARTVALLLLAGLAFLAVNAALVTAADGPRPPREAAPGHAFDAAMTAFGVMFGWAALAAPWFVPLLAGATVVLHRGGLGRGRREHVTLDPGTGVLTAASWRGAADAEVTRLGRHGPGQALLLLDLDHFRQLNDRYGARIGDAVLRAVADTLRDEVRAADLVGRSGGEEFAVLLPGTGRFDAMAIAERIRLRIASTLVALKASGDGPQFVGVTVSIGVADCAADGVLADALRAAEAALLRAKAAGRNRTICADPA comes from the coding sequence ATGGTGGGGGATTCCACGGTCGCAGCCGGCGGGGGACGCCGCCCCGGCCGGTCCCTGCTCGCCGTGCCCCTGCAACGCTGGGCGTTGTGGCGCCTGCCCCGCCGCGGCCAGGTCTGTTTTGTCGTCGTGGTGGACGTGCTCGCCGTCGCCGCCGTGGCCCTCGCCGCCGTCCGGTTCCCGCCGCTCGCCTCGATGCTGACGCCGTTCGCGCTGCTCGCGGGCGGGCTGCTGGTCACCGCCGAGCTGTCCCGGCCGGTGGAACGCCACCGCGAAGACACGCTGCTCGGGCCCGGCGTCGACACGCCGTGGGTCTTCGCCGGAGTCGTCGTGCTCCGGCCGGGGCTCGCCGTCGCGCTGGTCGTGCTCTCCGCGCTGCACCAGTGGTTCCGGGTCCGCAGAAGACCCGTGTACCGCCAGGTGTTCGGCGCCGCGTCGACCGCGCTCGCGGGACTCGTCGCCGGGGCGTTCCTCACCGCGACCGGGGTCAAACCGCTCGCCGCGGTCCTCGACGCCCGCACCGTCGCCCTGCTCCTGCTCGCCGGGCTGGCGTTCCTCGCGGTGAACGCCGCGCTCGTGACCGCCGCCGACGGCCCCCGCCCGCCCCGCGAAGCCGCCCCGGGCCACGCCTTCGACGCCGCGATGACGGCGTTCGGCGTCATGTTCGGCTGGGCCGCTCTCGCCGCGCCCTGGTTCGTGCCGTTGCTGGCCGGCGCCACCGTCGTGCTGCACCGCGGGGGACTGGGCCGCGGCCGCCGCGAACACGTCACCCTCGATCCCGGCACCGGTGTGCTGACCGCCGCGTCGTGGCGCGGCGCGGCCGACGCCGAGGTGACGCGCCTCGGCCGGCACGGCCCCGGCCAGGCCCTGCTGCTGCTCGACCTGGACCACTTCCGCCAGCTCAACGACCGCTACGGCGCCCGGATCGGCGACGCCGTGCTGCGCGCGGTCGCCGACACCCTGCGCGACGAGGTCCGCGCCGCGGATCTTGTGGGCCGCTCCGGCGGCGAGGAGTTCGCGGTCCTGCTGCCCGGCACCGGCCGCTTCGACGCGATGGCGATCGCCGAGCGCATCCGGCTGCGGATCGCCTCGACGCTGGTGGCGCTGAAGGCGTCGGGCGACGGGCCGCAGTTCGTCGGCGTGACGGTGTCGATCGGCGTCGCGGACTGCGCGGCCGACGGGGTGCTGGCGGACGCGCTCCGGGCCGCGGAGGCGGCGCTGCTGCGCGCGAAGGCCGCGGGGCGCAACCGGACGATCTGCGCGGATCCCGCTTAG
- a CDS encoding dihydrofolate reductase family protein, which produces MRKLILGFYCSVDGKSADADNGIRDVMTGVDDPEQEKYFVDGLWEAGAFLMGRVTYEAMAGFWPTSDHPSAKAMNEIPKVVFSRTLESAGDWPETRIASGDTAAEIAELKAEPGKDLVAAGGTAFLHSLIKLGVVDEYRLWGLPAATGRGAPLFPELAEPLNLRLVKSTAFPSGVLELIYAPAG; this is translated from the coding sequence ATGCGGAAGCTGATCTTGGGGTTCTACTGTTCGGTCGACGGCAAGAGCGCCGACGCGGACAACGGGATCCGGGACGTCATGACGGGCGTCGACGATCCCGAGCAGGAGAAGTACTTCGTCGACGGGCTGTGGGAGGCCGGGGCCTTCCTGATGGGCCGCGTCACCTACGAGGCCATGGCCGGGTTCTGGCCCACCTCGGACCACCCGTCCGCCAAGGCCATGAACGAGATCCCCAAGGTGGTGTTCTCCCGCACCCTGGAGTCCGCCGGCGACTGGCCCGAGACCCGGATCGCTAGCGGTGACACGGCGGCGGAGATCGCCGAGCTCAAGGCCGAGCCGGGCAAGGACCTGGTCGCCGCCGGCGGCACCGCGTTCCTGCACTCGCTGATCAAGCTCGGCGTGGTCGACGAGTACCGCCTGTGGGGGCTCCCCGCCGCCACGGGCCGGGGCGCGCCCCTGTTCCCGGAGCTGGCCGAGCCCCTGAACCTGCGCCTGGTGAAGAGCACGGCCTTCCCGTCGGGGGTCCTCGAACTGATCTACGCGCCGGCCGGTTAG
- a CDS encoding isopenicillin N synthase family dioxygenase, with the protein MPSSVPLVDLSPWFTGTSEGRADVAEQVDRALRQSGFLLVTGHGVPDDLRDRAREQARRFFALPEDVKQRYAVTVGGRGWLPPGVEANGYAEGTETPPDLKESYSAGADLGVGVAEVDGFWFQPNVWPAEVPGLAETATEYMRRMRALSDHLLEIFAAALGLAESHFTRHTAQPTYTFNINWYPPMTHVGEPEPDQFRIGPHTDFGTVTVLDRQAGVGGLQVFTDGGEWEDAPYHPDAFTVNIGDLMARWTGDRWRSTRHRVLPPAPTAPEEDLVSLVFFYETDHDARITSLAPPLGKRIYPEVIAADYLKEKLDAITMG; encoded by the coding sequence ATGCCGTCATCCGTTCCGCTCGTGGACCTTTCGCCGTGGTTCACGGGCACGTCCGAGGGCCGGGCCGACGTGGCCGAACAGGTCGACCGGGCGCTGCGGCAGTCCGGCTTCCTGCTGGTCACCGGGCACGGCGTCCCGGACGACCTGCGCGACCGGGCCCGCGAGCAGGCACGCCGGTTCTTCGCGCTGCCCGAGGACGTCAAGCAGCGCTACGCCGTCACCGTCGGCGGCCGCGGCTGGCTGCCGCCGGGCGTCGAGGCCAACGGCTACGCCGAGGGCACCGAAACCCCGCCCGACCTCAAGGAGTCCTACTCGGCGGGCGCCGATCTCGGCGTCGGCGTCGCCGAGGTCGACGGGTTCTGGTTCCAGCCCAACGTCTGGCCGGCCGAGGTGCCGGGGCTCGCCGAGACGGCCACCGAGTACATGCGCCGCATGCGGGCGCTGTCGGATCACCTGCTGGAGATCTTCGCCGCGGCGCTCGGCCTGGCGGAGAGCCACTTCACGCGGCACACCGCGCAACCGACGTACACGTTCAACATCAACTGGTACCCGCCGATGACCCACGTCGGCGAGCCCGAGCCCGACCAGTTCCGGATCGGCCCGCACACCGACTTCGGCACGGTGACGGTGCTCGACCGCCAGGCGGGCGTGGGCGGGCTGCAGGTCTTCACCGACGGCGGCGAGTGGGAGGACGCGCCGTACCACCCGGACGCGTTCACGGTGAACATCGGCGACCTGATGGCCCGCTGGACGGGCGACCGCTGGCGCTCGACCCGCCACCGCGTCCTGCCCCCGGCGCCGACGGCACCGGAGGAGGACCTGGTGTCCCTGGTCTTCTTCTACGAGACCGACCACGACGCGCGGATCACGTCGCTCGCGCCCCCGCTGGGCAAGCGGATCTACCCGGAGGTCATCGCGGCGGACTACCTGAAGGAGAAGCTCGACGCGATCACCATGGGCTAA
- a CDS encoding nucleoside deaminase, with product MPIDPAALLAVAREEAVLGRDEGGVPIGAALFDSTGTLLGRGHNRRVQDGDPSMHAETAAFRNAGRRPHYRDTIMVTTLSPCWYCSGLVRQFGIGRVIIGETETFHGGHDWLAGLGVEITLLDDPACTALMTEFIAARPDLWFEDIGVEKST from the coding sequence ATGCCGATCGACCCTGCCGCCCTGCTCGCCGTCGCCCGTGAGGAAGCCGTACTGGGCCGCGACGAGGGCGGCGTGCCGATCGGGGCCGCGCTGTTCGACTCCACCGGCACCCTGCTGGGCCGCGGGCACAACCGGCGCGTACAGGACGGCGACCCGTCGATGCACGCCGAGACCGCGGCGTTCCGCAACGCCGGCCGCCGCCCCCACTACCGCGACACGATCATGGTCACCACGCTCTCGCCGTGCTGGTACTGCTCCGGGCTCGTCCGTCAGTTCGGTATCGGGCGCGTAATCATCGGCGAAACCGAAACCTTCCACGGCGGGCACGACTGGCTGGCCGGCCTCGGCGTGGAGATCACCCTGCTCGACGACCCCGCCTGCACCGCGCTGATGACGGAGTTCATCGCCGCGCGCCCGGACCTGTGGTTCGAGGACATCGGGGTCGAGAAGTCCACATAG